In one window of Pseudooceanicola aestuarii DNA:
- a CDS encoding McrB family protein, protein MLTDNTIIVLATAGVLILLALVQLFLATRHDRAVTAAGPIEELSVYEKRLEEKQRLMDDLEAELEKRREAMAVVADVQAEVDGLRRQKEELLQEWESLRERRDEVAAVRRETEEAAVERQQLETEIAPLRAEYLEIQDRLNKAEELVGRIDSLKEEHGTLSAQVDELRDRKRELEEADEKVSRLEARAQELETTNSRLEGRQAAQESELGNLEARVSSEREALATAQTEHGRLAADVAAQGQEARRITAEIETLEETRSTLEARLAHLKAEIARSEGRSVDGETVETDPLRELKETPPVVVAMRSWKPAPQKNEADAIQRVERRLRAKGLHYPTRTLRAFHTAMKVNETTQMAVLAGISGTGKSQLPRQYAAGMGIGFLQVPVQPRWDSPQDLMGFYNYIEGKFRPTDMARALWAVDELHNEEADRDRMMMILLDEMNLARVEYYFSDFLSRLESRPRPSDVGDANERKDAEIELEIPNMQMPPRIFPGYNLLFAGTMNEDESTQSLSDKVVDRANILRFAAPKKINEGHAEGDVEPTRALSRETWTRWGRSSAHVDGDARVTARVEQMVDLMREFQRPFGHRLGRAIMAYAANYPEVEGGRGVDDALADQVEMRLLPKLRGVEVDMAAPQFSNLMTFVDRDLGDAPLAEAIDESVRLSEATGQFVWRGVSR, encoded by the coding sequence ATGCTTACGGACAACACGATCATCGTGCTTGCGACGGCGGGTGTCCTGATCCTGCTTGCGCTGGTGCAGCTTTTCTTGGCCACCCGGCATGACCGGGCGGTCACCGCCGCCGGTCCCATCGAGGAACTCTCGGTCTACGAGAAGAGGCTCGAAGAAAAACAGCGGCTCATGGATGACCTCGAAGCCGAGCTTGAGAAGCGGCGAGAGGCGATGGCCGTGGTCGCCGATGTGCAGGCCGAAGTGGATGGCCTGCGCCGGCAGAAGGAAGAGCTGCTTCAGGAATGGGAAAGCCTTCGGGAACGGCGGGACGAAGTCGCGGCGGTGCGCCGCGAAACCGAGGAAGCCGCCGTCGAGCGTCAGCAGCTTGAGACGGAAATCGCCCCGCTGCGCGCCGAGTACCTCGAAATTCAGGACCGCCTGAACAAGGCCGAAGAGCTGGTTGGGCGCATCGACTCTCTCAAGGAAGAGCACGGAACGCTTTCGGCGCAGGTCGACGAGCTGCGGGACAGGAAAAGGGAACTGGAAGAGGCCGACGAGAAGGTCTCGCGCCTTGAGGCCCGGGCGCAGGAGCTTGAGACGACCAATTCCCGCCTCGAGGGCCGCCAGGCCGCACAGGAAAGCGAGCTGGGAAACCTCGAGGCGCGGGTCTCGTCGGAACGCGAGGCATTGGCCACGGCCCAGACCGAGCATGGCCGACTGGCCGCCGATGTCGCGGCACAGGGCCAGGAGGCGCGGCGCATCACCGCCGAAATCGAAACGCTGGAGGAAACGCGCAGCACGCTTGAGGCGAGGTTGGCACACCTGAAAGCCGAAATCGCACGCAGCGAAGGCCGCTCTGTCGATGGCGAGACCGTCGAAACCGATCCGCTGCGCGAACTCAAGGAAACGCCTCCGGTCGTCGTGGCGATGCGATCCTGGAAGCCCGCGCCGCAAAAGAACGAAGCGGACGCAATCCAGCGGGTGGAGAGACGGCTTCGCGCAAAAGGCCTCCATTACCCGACGCGGACGCTGCGTGCCTTCCATACCGCGATGAAGGTCAATGAGACGACCCAAATGGCCGTGCTCGCCGGCATCTCCGGGACGGGCAAGAGCCAGTTGCCACGGCAATACGCCGCCGGCATGGGGATCGGCTTTCTTCAGGTGCCAGTTCAGCCGCGCTGGGACAGCCCGCAAGACCTCATGGGGTTCTACAACTACATCGAAGGCAAGTTCCGCCCAACGGACATGGCGCGCGCGCTTTGGGCCGTGGACGAGCTGCACAATGAGGAAGCGGACCGGGATCGCATGATGATGATCCTGCTGGACGAGATGAACCTTGCCCGGGTCGAATATTACTTCTCGGATTTCCTGAGCCGCCTCGAAAGTCGCCCGCGCCCAAGCGATGTGGGCGATGCGAATGAACGCAAGGATGCCGAGATCGAGCTTGAAATTCCGAACATGCAGATGCCGCCGCGGATCTTCCCCGGCTACAACCTTCTGTTCGCAGGCACGATGAACGAGGACGAAAGCACGCAGTCCCTGTCCGACAAGGTCGTCGACCGAGCGAACATCCTGCGCTTCGCGGCGCCGAAGAAAATCAACGAAGGTCATGCGGAAGGCGACGTCGAACCGACCAGGGCTCTATCGCGAGAAACCTGGACGAGGTGGGGCCGCTCGAGCGCCCACGTTGACGGGGATGCCCGGGTGACCGCAAGGGTCGAGCAGATGGTCGACCTAATGCGCGAGTTTCAGCGTCCCTTCGGTCATCGCCTGGGCCGGGCGATTATGGCCTACGCGGCGAATTACCCGGAGGTCGAGGGCGGTCGCGGCGTCGACGACGCGTTGGCTGACCAGGTCGAGATGCGCCTCCTGCCCAAGCTCCGTGGCGTCGAAGTCGACATGGCGGCTCCGCAATTCTCCAACTTGATGACCTTTGTCGATCGCGATCTGGGCGATGCTCCACTGGCCGAGGCGATCGACGAGTCCGTGCGCCTGTCCGAGGCCACGGGGCAGTTCGTGTGGAGAGGGGTCTCACGCTGA
- a CDS encoding exonuclease domain-containing protein: MEAQVIALAPPAAKAWNFRRTDSYAEPEALVDALIERLGLSPFERAALSRQKARFEGGAVAAENVLPPLPAGPFRFFALDVETANHDRASICQVGVACIRPDDSIVTWVTLVDPQTRHWSFTGLHGIHGGMVGDAPRINEVLEALEPLLSGSMVYQHSGFDRSAIRAACAGLGRSEPDRHWLDSVGVARRAWPELKGNGGHGLASLKQFLGLSFEHHDAGEDACAAAQVVLHAERGTVGRHKVPRALVEEVETTALPPAEHLPTG; the protein is encoded by the coding sequence TTGGAAGCACAAGTCATTGCACTGGCACCACCCGCTGCGAAGGCATGGAACTTCCGCCGGACGGATTCCTATGCTGAACCCGAGGCCCTCGTCGATGCACTGATCGAGCGGCTTGGGCTAAGCCCCTTCGAGCGGGCCGCGCTCTCACGCCAGAAGGCCCGCTTCGAAGGCGGTGCCGTCGCGGCGGAGAACGTCTTGCCGCCGTTGCCCGCGGGCCCCTTTCGCTTCTTTGCCCTCGACGTCGAGACGGCCAACCACGACCGCGCAAGCATTTGCCAAGTTGGTGTCGCCTGTATTCGTCCGGACGACAGCATCGTCACCTGGGTCACCCTTGTTGACCCGCAGACCCGCCATTGGTCGTTTACCGGGCTGCACGGGATCCACGGCGGCATGGTCGGGGACGCTCCGCGTATCAACGAAGTTCTGGAGGCCTTGGAGCCGCTGCTGTCGGGCAGTATGGTCTACCAGCACTCCGGATTTGACCGCAGCGCAATCCGTGCTGCCTGTGCAGGGCTGGGGCGTTCCGAGCCAGATCGGCATTGGCTGGATAGCGTTGGCGTTGCCCGCCGTGCTTGGCCTGAGCTCAAAGGGAACGGTGGGCACGGTCTGGCATCCTTGAAACAGTTCCTCGGCCTGTCCTTTGAACATCACGATGCCGGCGAGGATGCCTGCGCTGCTGCTCAGGTGGTTCTGCACGCAGAACGCGGCACGGTCGGGCGGCACAAAGTGCCGCGCGCGCTCGTCGAGGAAGTCGAGACAACGGCCCTACCCCCCGCCGAGCATCTGCCGACTGGGTGA
- a CDS encoding ATP-dependent nuclease: MSGNTTSEIDQIDEVANVHGDVGEKSGSGSGAMKLTKATIKNFKAIEETTVPLSDFTVIVGTNGSGKSSILQALHWMLQSGRNLSVEPRSPATATKNAEASTLSELEATYMPSPEYKNASHSTEYGNFAAAPRMDLEIEASIDGAPTIGSSMWIKSARNEGISVHIPSNNLITTLIRSQQREISAYIPGLAGIPLSEEKRSKRIVHRQAAAGDANTVLRNILELLKATASTHGADGLAEVEELVSRVLGPLNLQVTFDDEKDYKINAAFQTEAMKVADPKRFKPLELAGIGFLQVIQIFAYLVYFRPRLLLVDEPDSHLHPDAQERLTLALMDAAIKYDCQVLLTTHSPSVVRALTVDATLIWMKQGKVASDNTDEIRRDMGWGLLDKSILLVTEDDKVGMLNKLLSQWPTLFQKTAIWPARGSSSLPPAASIAGLRQLFGNKMKIVLHRDCDFMLQKEQALLAQPYSDQDIAVWFTNGSDIESYWINDAVVSFEFAVSAEEARELINDACDLLDAEDAAKRFNCKRTEVLKQIPAYRKGEAEYVGTAEARDKLSERGREFTYVGKELLSAVRRSATDKGQKGGHGLGKALPGDPEVAEDLKMLLQGL, translated from the coding sequence ATGAGCGGCAACACTACGTCCGAAATCGACCAGATTGATGAAGTTGCCAATGTCCATGGCGACGTGGGCGAAAAATCCGGCTCAGGTTCCGGGGCTATGAAGCTGACGAAAGCCACGATCAAAAACTTTAAGGCGATCGAGGAAACCACCGTTCCGTTGTCAGATTTCACGGTTATTGTGGGAACCAATGGCAGCGGAAAGAGCTCTATCCTGCAAGCTCTTCATTGGATGCTACAGAGTGGTCGAAATCTAAGCGTGGAGCCACGATCCCCGGCAACCGCGACAAAAAATGCTGAGGCCTCCACTCTTTCGGAGCTCGAAGCGACATACATGCCGTCGCCAGAATACAAGAATGCTTCTCATTCAACCGAGTATGGCAACTTTGCCGCAGCTCCCAGAATGGATTTGGAAATCGAAGCAAGCATTGATGGGGCACCGACCATCGGAAGCTCGATGTGGATCAAGTCCGCACGAAACGAAGGTATTAGCGTCCATATTCCCTCCAACAATCTGATCACTACGCTAATACGATCTCAGCAGCGGGAAATTTCCGCATATATTCCGGGACTTGCGGGCATACCATTGTCTGAGGAAAAGCGGTCTAAGAGGATTGTCCACCGCCAAGCAGCGGCAGGCGACGCAAATACGGTTCTCAGAAATATATTGGAGTTGCTCAAGGCAACCGCGTCGACACATGGAGCGGATGGTCTTGCAGAAGTCGAGGAACTTGTGTCTCGAGTCTTGGGGCCACTAAACCTCCAAGTCACTTTCGATGATGAAAAAGACTACAAAATAAATGCTGCGTTTCAAACGGAAGCGATGAAAGTCGCCGATCCTAAGCGCTTTAAGCCGTTGGAGCTGGCCGGTATCGGATTTCTACAAGTCATCCAGATATTTGCATATTTGGTTTATTTCCGACCTCGGCTTCTCTTGGTCGATGAGCCGGATTCGCATCTTCATCCCGATGCGCAAGAACGACTTACTCTCGCTCTCATGGATGCAGCCATCAAGTATGACTGCCAAGTTCTCCTTACTACGCACAGCCCCAGTGTCGTTCGAGCTCTTACTGTGGATGCGACGCTCATCTGGATGAAACAAGGAAAGGTTGCCAGCGACAATACTGATGAAATCCGGCGCGACATGGGTTGGGGCTTGCTGGACAAGAGCATCCTGTTGGTAACCGAGGATGATAAGGTTGGCATGTTGAACAAGCTGCTCAGCCAGTGGCCAACCTTGTTTCAGAAGACCGCAATCTGGCCTGCCCGCGGTAGCTCAAGCCTTCCTCCGGCAGCGAGCATCGCAGGCCTTCGACAGTTGTTCGGTAATAAAATGAAGATCGTGCTCCACAGGGATTGCGATTTCATGCTGCAAAAGGAACAAGCTCTTCTCGCGCAGCCTTACAGCGATCAAGATATCGCGGTCTGGTTCACAAATGGCTCAGACATTGAGTCTTACTGGATCAATGATGCCGTAGTTTCATTTGAGTTTGCAGTGTCTGCGGAGGAAGCCCGCGAGTTGATCAATGACGCATGCGATCTGCTCGACGCAGAGGATGCTGCAAAGCGCTTCAACTGTAAACGGACAGAGGTGCTCAAACAGATACCAGCCTACCGAAAAGGCGAGGCTGAGTATGTGGGAACGGCAGAAGCGCGAGATAAGCTTTCTGAGCGCGGCAGAGAGTTCACATATGTAGGCAAAGAACTCCTTTCAGCCGTGCGCAGGTCAGCCACAGATAAAGGACAAAAAGGTGGACATGGGCTGGGGAAAGCTCTTCCAGGAGATCCAGAAGTGGCAGAAGACCTGAAGATGCTATTGCAGGGCCTCTGA
- a CDS encoding DUF4041 domain-containing protein — protein MPELDPNIAFPIAVLIFLIGFPLFLILFLVARRRTKRLGRVLDQEKTRAAEDRYRILAEEKEKRQAIEQKYSPIIDMEAEVGRLKAESDELARNIDDLRSSYASKRETMKKLEHQVAVYDERLAFAELGVYERHFDFGDSEIFKEQIKQIREKQKAMVSQKTAAICPTDWTVDGSLSKGQTMINRQMRLTMRAFNNECEAAIANTRWNNVVAMEKRILNAAKQINSANASMNLSINERYVSLKLNELHLTHEYREQLKIEKDERAERARMEREEKKLLAEAKAAEKEEQKYQDMLDKARQEAGVDESRIADLQAALAEAHAKTERAKAMAEMTKSGYVYIISNIGSFGEEVVKIGLTRRLDPDDRVKELGDASVPFGFDTHAMIYSDEAPALENALHREFADRRINVSNMRKEFFRVDLEEVEDAVNRLAPDANFFKDREAQEWHETLARRREQAELWRQGAEEALPETILTCSPETSGVLS, from the coding sequence ATGCCAGAATTGGACCCCAATATAGCTTTTCCGATCGCCGTCCTGATATTCCTGATCGGCTTTCCGCTTTTTCTCATTCTATTCCTGGTCGCGCGAAGGCGGACAAAGCGCCTCGGTCGCGTGCTCGATCAGGAGAAGACCCGGGCCGCCGAAGACCGCTACCGGATCCTCGCGGAGGAAAAGGAGAAGCGGCAGGCGATCGAGCAGAAATACTCACCGATCATCGATATGGAGGCCGAGGTCGGGCGGTTGAAAGCTGAGTCTGACGAGTTGGCCAGGAATATCGACGACCTGCGATCCAGCTACGCCAGTAAGCGCGAGACCATGAAGAAGCTCGAGCACCAGGTCGCGGTTTATGACGAGCGCCTCGCCTTCGCAGAGCTCGGTGTCTATGAACGTCACTTCGATTTCGGGGACAGTGAGATATTCAAGGAGCAGATCAAGCAGATACGGGAGAAGCAGAAGGCGATGGTGTCGCAGAAGACCGCCGCCATTTGCCCGACCGATTGGACCGTCGATGGCAGCCTCTCCAAGGGGCAGACCATGATCAACCGTCAGATGCGACTGACCATGCGCGCCTTCAATAACGAATGCGAGGCGGCGATCGCGAACACGCGTTGGAACAACGTGGTCGCCATGGAGAAGAGGATCCTGAACGCCGCGAAGCAGATTAACTCGGCCAATGCCTCCATGAACCTTTCAATTAACGAGCGATACGTCTCGCTCAAGCTGAACGAGTTACACCTCACCCACGAGTATCGGGAGCAACTCAAAATCGAGAAGGATGAGCGGGCCGAGCGCGCCCGAATGGAGCGCGAAGAGAAGAAGCTGCTCGCCGAGGCAAAGGCCGCTGAGAAGGAGGAGCAGAAATATCAGGACATGCTCGACAAGGCCCGCCAAGAGGCTGGTGTCGACGAAAGCCGTATCGCGGACCTTCAGGCCGCCTTGGCGGAGGCCCACGCAAAGACAGAGCGCGCGAAAGCGATGGCCGAGATGACGAAGTCTGGTTACGTCTACATCATCTCGAACATCGGCAGCTTCGGCGAAGAGGTCGTCAAGATCGGCCTGACCCGACGCCTTGATCCGGACGATCGCGTGAAGGAGTTGGGCGACGCGAGCGTGCCGTTCGGCTTCGACACGCACGCCATGATTTATTCGGACGAGGCGCCAGCTCTCGAGAACGCCCTGCACCGGGAATTCGCCGACCGCCGGATCAACGTTTCAAATATGCGCAAGGAGTTCTTTCGCGTCGACCTGGAGGAGGTGGAAGATGCTGTGAACCGCTTGGCGCCGGACGCCAACTTCTTCAAAGATCGCGAGGCCCAAGAGTGGCACGAAACCTTGGCACGTCGTAGGGAGCAGGCCGAGTTGTGGAGACAAGGTGCGGAAGAGGCGCTGCCCGAGACGATCTTGACCTGCTCCCCTGAAACGTCCGGTGTTTTGAGTTAG
- a CDS encoding AAA domain-containing protein, which yields MVLKMVRAFPRGRTTEELLVLVGAAFSHDKRLAAIAELDQLLRDGLVEKAHDGRWRAKRMNFATGAPSVAVTTQQKDAGSETVIHAAAATFASEPLSVEPFDVESAGDGSVDPQALIRYWRSALRADPRGAITQVADKHGIEWSLISGRGPINPGEDRCLRISIDLAAINPAFQEALVRREGHENALAIGWPIAVGRRGGVPIFQPVGMLAAAWKREAETLVLTVDADDVLLNPDWVRSAARASGWNRGDLADLFSADDGLGLRADDFLEKLRVAVASQIRGRLVGEDLASQLDASAQGIYDSAAIVLPTDSSFTAGAARDLDTIATWPSERIARTALGEVLGIKGVTNANPVEAIDAVPLNKEQLRAVRGACEEPLTVVTGPPGTGKSQAIVSMAASVLAAGGSVLVASKNHQALDAVEDRLGSLAPDVPFTVRTLNPNDETDTGFSDALRKLLENESRSRATSVDELALDKLIDTAHRRTEAVDAIDRIAELECEISDVLERIDLHEAHGRDEVTPTQAREASTGVLRRLISWLRSVFTDRAVRGEAAIPDNLERRGMSLSDLRRTLVTLRSMRERLGDPEDPIELGERIREATGQLLPVIFSARCHLSEGERRELSENYDDWTFNGGKGHPPSDLSKALMSHRPLWLASILGTPRRVPLDDGLFDLVIFDEASQCDIATAIPLFARAKRAVVVGDDRQLSFIPQLGQAQDRNLMQAQGLPVSRMGRFAQSRRSLFDFASRVPDARRITLRHQYRSAGPIVDYISETFYGGQLQTSHDPRGLVVPAGVKPGIAWEDVPAPAIPQIGNVNPAEVSAIVRHLRKLLVDEEYGGSIGVITPFRAQVLALETAILAAIDRPKLTACDFKVGTVDGFQGQERDLILFSPCVGPRSPQSGMTFFQRDTRRLNVAISRARAVAIVFGDLGFARTGQSKALGKLAAVATEPRTRKGEGVFDSDWERKVYHALKERGLDPHPQHEIAGRRLDFALFGASGTKLDLEVDGRRWHESPDGRRKTSDLWRDHQLKSLGWRVRRFWVDELSSDMEGCLDRVEQDLS from the coding sequence TTGGTATTGAAGATGGTGCGGGCTTTTCCGCGAGGTCGAACTACCGAAGAATTGCTTGTGCTTGTCGGTGCTGCTTTTTCTCATGACAAGCGGCTCGCTGCGATCGCTGAGCTGGACCAGCTATTGAGAGATGGCCTTGTTGAAAAGGCACATGATGGGCGTTGGCGCGCCAAGCGCATGAACTTCGCGACAGGTGCGCCAAGTGTGGCGGTAACCACGCAACAAAAAGACGCGGGTTCTGAAACCGTCATTCATGCGGCCGCTGCAACATTCGCGTCTGAGCCACTTTCGGTAGAACCGTTTGATGTAGAGAGCGCTGGAGATGGAAGTGTCGATCCTCAAGCGCTTATCAGATACTGGCGTTCTGCACTGCGTGCCGATCCACGTGGCGCAATCACGCAAGTAGCCGATAAGCACGGGATCGAATGGTCGCTCATTTCCGGACGGGGCCCCATCAACCCCGGAGAGGACCGTTGCCTTCGAATTTCGATTGATCTTGCTGCAATCAACCCTGCTTTTCAGGAAGCTCTCGTTCGTCGAGAAGGCCATGAGAACGCGCTCGCAATCGGCTGGCCCATCGCGGTGGGTCGCCGTGGCGGCGTGCCGATATTCCAGCCCGTCGGGATGTTGGCCGCCGCTTGGAAGCGGGAGGCCGAAACACTCGTGCTGACGGTCGATGCTGACGACGTCCTTTTGAACCCGGACTGGGTGCGGAGTGCCGCCCGTGCGAGCGGCTGGAATCGTGGAGATCTGGCTGACCTTTTCTCCGCGGACGATGGCCTCGGACTACGCGCGGATGATTTCCTGGAGAAGCTCAGGGTTGCCGTCGCAAGCCAGATTCGTGGGCGCCTGGTGGGGGAGGATCTCGCTTCCCAGCTCGATGCCTCCGCTCAAGGCATTTATGACAGCGCGGCGATCGTCCTCCCGACCGACTCGTCGTTCACTGCAGGTGCGGCGCGCGACCTCGACACAATCGCGACGTGGCCATCGGAGCGGATCGCGCGGACGGCGCTCGGCGAAGTGCTCGGGATCAAAGGCGTAACGAACGCGAATCCTGTCGAGGCCATTGATGCGGTCCCCTTGAACAAGGAGCAATTGCGCGCCGTCCGCGGTGCCTGCGAGGAGCCGCTCACGGTCGTGACCGGCCCACCTGGAACCGGGAAGAGCCAGGCGATCGTCTCAATGGCGGCCTCCGTCCTTGCGGCCGGCGGGAGCGTTTTGGTCGCGTCCAAGAACCACCAGGCCCTTGATGCGGTGGAGGATCGCCTCGGGTCTCTCGCGCCGGACGTGCCATTCACGGTTCGCACGCTCAATCCCAATGACGAGACGGACACTGGATTTTCGGATGCGCTCAGGAAACTCTTGGAGAACGAGAGCCGATCGCGGGCGACCTCCGTAGACGAATTGGCCTTGGACAAGCTGATCGATACGGCGCACCGGCGGACGGAGGCTGTCGATGCGATCGATCGTATTGCCGAGCTCGAATGCGAGATATCGGACGTCCTCGAACGGATTGATCTGCATGAAGCGCATGGCCGAGATGAGGTCACGCCAACACAGGCCCGAGAGGCGTCCACGGGTGTCCTGCGGCGTCTGATTTCTTGGCTCCGATCGGTCTTCACCGACCGAGCCGTTCGGGGGGAAGCGGCTATCCCGGACAACCTCGAACGTCGCGGCATGAGTCTTTCAGACCTTCGGCGAACACTGGTGACCCTGCGCTCGATGAGAGAAAGGCTGGGCGATCCGGAAGATCCGATCGAGTTGGGCGAGAGGATCCGCGAGGCGACAGGCCAGCTTCTGCCCGTCATCTTTTCGGCCCGGTGCCACCTCTCCGAGGGCGAGCGGCGGGAATTATCCGAAAACTACGACGATTGGACGTTCAACGGTGGCAAGGGACATCCGCCATCCGACCTTTCGAAGGCCTTGATGAGTCATCGGCCCCTGTGGCTCGCATCGATCCTCGGGACCCCTCGGCGCGTTCCACTCGACGACGGCCTGTTCGATCTCGTGATCTTCGACGAAGCGAGCCAGTGCGATATCGCCACGGCGATCCCACTCTTTGCCCGAGCGAAACGGGCGGTTGTGGTGGGCGACGACAGGCAGCTGTCCTTCATCCCCCAGCTCGGCCAGGCCCAGGATCGCAACCTTATGCAGGCCCAGGGCCTGCCCGTCTCCAGAATGGGGCGGTTCGCGCAGAGCCGTAGGTCGTTGTTCGATTTCGCGTCGCGGGTTCCGGACGCCCGGAGGATCACGCTGCGCCATCAATACAGGTCAGCAGGGCCGATCGTCGATTATATCAGCGAGACCTTCTACGGGGGCCAGCTGCAGACCTCGCATGATCCGCGAGGGCTGGTGGTGCCGGCCGGTGTCAAACCGGGCATCGCGTGGGAGGATGTGCCGGCGCCGGCGATCCCACAGATTGGTAATGTCAACCCGGCCGAAGTCTCCGCGATCGTGCGGCATTTGCGAAAGCTCCTGGTGGACGAAGAATATGGTGGCAGCATTGGTGTAATCACCCCCTTTCGAGCACAAGTTCTCGCGCTCGAGACCGCGATTTTGGCGGCCATCGACCGGCCCAAGCTGACGGCCTGCGACTTCAAGGTCGGAACGGTCGACGGTTTCCAGGGACAGGAACGCGATCTAATCCTTTTTTCACCTTGTGTCGGGCCACGCAGTCCGCAATCCGGGATGACGTTTTTCCAGAGGGACACTCGTCGCCTCAATGTCGCCATTTCTCGCGCTCGCGCCGTTGCCATCGTATTCGGTGATCTCGGGTTCGCGCGGACCGGTCAGTCGAAGGCGCTCGGGAAGCTCGCTGCGGTGGCCACTGAGCCGCGGACCAGAAAAGGCGAGGGTGTTTTCGACAGCGATTGGGAGCGCAAGGTCTACCACGCGCTGAAAGAGCGGGGCCTGGATCCGCACCCCCAGCACGAGATCGCGGGGCGGCGGCTCGACTTCGCGCTGTTCGGTGCGAGCGGCACAAAGCTCGATCTCGAGGTGGATGGGCGCAGGTGGCACGAAAGCCCGGATGGGCGCCGAAAGACCTCGGACCTCTGGCGCGACCATCAACTGAAATCCCTTGGCTGGCGCGTGCGCCGGTTCTGGGTGGACGAACTATCAAGTGATATGGAGGGGTGTCTTGACCGAGTCGAACAAGACCTATCGTAA
- a CDS encoding IS3 family transposase gives MTKEHHHVTKRNRYSAEFKAKIALEAIREELTTAELAKRYGVHPTMISGWKRTVIENMASAFGGGASTEPAISEKDVEKLHAKIGQLVVERVFFGRCLQSHPRRWRQKAVKHDHPDLSVRRQCSLLSLARFSLYYHPRGESAANLTFMEIIDRQFLETPWYGSRQMARHMQREGHKCGRHRVRRLMRLMRLVPIYQEPKTSRKHPEHRIYPYVLKGLVITRPNQVWCTAISYIPMRPGFLYLVAIIDWHSRKVLSWRLSNSMDAGFCVEALKEALARYGPPEIFNSDQGSQFTSTDFTDVLHDAKVKISMDGRGRWPRSHRLQANDCRATDNRMIERFWRSLKYKCVYLNAFETGSEAREGIGAWITYYNEKRPHSPHGLLTPIEAYDSRAPNLKAAA, from the coding sequence ACCACGTAACGAAGCGGAATCGCTATTCTGCGGAGTTCAAGGCCAAGATTGCTCTTGAAGCCATCCGTGAAGAGTTGACGACGGCCGAGTTGGCCAAGAGGTACGGCGTCCATCCGACCATGATCAGCGGATGGAAGAGAACGGTGATCGAGAACATGGCATCGGCGTTTGGCGGTGGCGCCTCGACCGAGCCGGCGATTTCCGAGAAGGATGTCGAGAAGCTGCACGCCAAGATCGGCCAGCTGGTCGTGGAGCGGGTTTTTTTTGGCCGATGCCTCCAGTCTCATCCTCGGCGCTGGAGGCAGAAAGCGGTGAAGCACGATCACCCCGATCTCAGCGTCCGGCGGCAGTGCAGCCTGTTGTCGCTGGCGCGCTTCAGCCTCTATTATCACCCGCGCGGCGAAAGCGCAGCGAACCTGACGTTCATGGAGATCATCGATCGGCAGTTCCTGGAAACGCCCTGGTACGGGTCGCGGCAAATGGCCCGTCACATGCAGCGAGAGGGGCATAAATGCGGTCGCCACCGTGTGCGGCGGCTAATGCGCCTCATGCGTCTTGTGCCGATCTACCAGGAGCCGAAGACCAGCAGGAAGCATCCCGAGCACAGGATTTACCCGTACGTTCTCAAGGGGCTGGTCATAACCCGCCCCAACCAGGTCTGGTGTACCGCCATCAGCTATATCCCCATGCGCCCGGGCTTTTTGTATCTTGTCGCCATCATAGATTGGCACAGCCGGAAGGTTCTGAGCTGGCGGCTGTCGAACAGCATGGATGCAGGGTTCTGTGTCGAGGCGCTGAAGGAGGCGCTGGCCCGATACGGCCCGCCGGAGATATTCAACTCTGACCAGGGCTCGCAATTCACCAGCACCGACTTCACCGATGTACTGCATGACGCCAAGGTGAAGATCTCGATGGACGGCCGCGGGCGCTGGCCCCGCTCTCATCGTTTGCAAGCAAACGACTGCCGCGCAACGGACAACCGGATGATCGAGCGCTTCTGGCGATCCCTGAAATACAAATGCGTCTACCTGAACGCCTTCGAGACCGGCTCTGAAGCCCGTGAGGGGATCGGCGCCTGGATCACCTATTACAATGAAAAGCGCCCGCACTCACCCCATGGGCTGCTGACGCCCATCGAGGCATATGATAGTCGGGCCCCGAACCTGAAAGCTGCCGCCTGA